In Erigeron canadensis isolate Cc75 chromosome 1, C_canadensis_v1, whole genome shotgun sequence, a single window of DNA contains:
- the LOC122604662 gene encoding 50S ribosomal protein L9, chloroplastic, which yields MSMAAATATANGCLSWNSSSFLNNNTTTTLTLTTNTPINISHKSSSVPFVIVAQKKAKKLRKIILIEDVSDVGKKGQLLDVKAGFYRNFLHPSGKARIVTPLLLKEMKVEEERIEAEKLRVKEEALQLARIFETVGAFKVKRKGGKGKQIFGSVTAQDLVDIIKAQLQRDIDKRIVSLPEIRETGEYIAELKLHPDVSAQVRVNVFAN from the exons ATGTCAATGGcagcagcaacagcaacagcaaATGGATGTCTGTCATGGAATTCATCTTCATTCCTTAACAACAACACCACTACTACTCTCACTCTCACTACCAACACACCCATCAATATCTCTCATAAATCTTCCTCAGTACCTTTTGTTATCGTTGCTCAAAAGAAAGCCAAGAAACTAAGAAAG ATAATATTGATTGAAGATGTTAGTGATGTGGGTAAAAAAGGACAACTTTTGGATGTCAAAGCTGGTTTTTACAGAAACTTTTTGCATCCTTCTGGCAAGGCTAGGATTGTTACTCCTCTTCTTCTCAA GGAAATGAAGGTTGAAGAAGAGAGAATTGAGGCTGAAAAATTACGG GTAAAAGAAGAGGCTTTACAACTTGCTCGAATTTTCGAAACTGTTGGTGCTTTCAAGGTGAAACGTAAGGGAGGGAAAGGAAAGCAAATATTTGGAAG TGTTACTGCTCAAGATCTAGTTGACATAATTAAAGCACAACTTCAACG GGATATCGACAAAAGAATTGTTTCTCTCCCAGAGATCCGAGAAACAGGAGAGTACATTGCAGAATTGAAGCTTCATCCTGACGTTAGTGCTCAAGTTAGGGTGAATGTCTTCGCCAACTAA
- the LOC122585657 gene encoding zinc finger protein ZAT5-like, whose translation MEMEFMPEFTDRDRRLQIVRGKRTKRPRPCSPVVSECVSSSEISTEEDEDMANCLIMLAQSVCSFVKDDQVETPNNKLADQIIRQKTDKLSSKSKSEMTTKIATTSSSSSGGIITKAAGLYVYECKTCNRTFPSFQALGGHRASHKKPKLNVEEKKSISVNKVVTEDEDEEISKASLIINNNNNVEKEKSLSPPPDFIRAGGSVIVNNNINNKAKVHECSICGSEFSSGQALGGHMRKHRPILPSINRTMINEEMIISADEDHDHVTEKSSSGGGSGNNMLSLDLNFPPPELVDDHVIQSKSFQFTPNSSSTSQQQRLIFSSPALVDCHY comes from the coding sequence ATGGAAATGGAGTTCATGCCAGAATTCACTGATCGTGATCGTCGACTGCAAATCGTTAGAGGGAAACGTACTAAACGGCCTAGGCCTTGTTCGCCGGTTGTGAGTGAGTGTGTGTCATCATCTGAGATATCAACCGAAGAAGATGAAGACATGGCCAATTGTTTGATCATGTTAGCTCAAAGTGTTTGTAGTTTTGTGAAAGATGATCAAGTGGAAACCCCAAATAATAAATTAGCCGACCAAATTATTCGTCAGAAAACCGACAAGTTGAGTAGTAAGAGTAAATCAGAAATGACAACCAAAATTGCTACTACTAGTTCATCATCAAGTGGTGGAATAATTACAAAAGCAGCCGGTTTGTATGTTTACGAATGTAAAACATGTAACCGAACTTTTCCTTCATTCCAAGCTTTGGGTGGTCATAGAGCAAGCCATAAGAAGCCGAAACTTAACGTGGAAGAGAAGAAATCTATTTCCGTTAATAAAGTTGTTACCGAAGATGAAGACGAAGAAATTAGCAAAGCGAGTTTGATCATCAACAATAATAACAACGTAGAGAAAGAGAAATCTCTTTCACCACCTCCAGATTTCATCCGGGCAGGTGGAAGCGTTattgttaataataatattaacaataaaGCAAAAGTTCATGAATGTTCAATTTGCGGATCAGAATTCTCATCGGGCCAAGCTCTAGGCGGGCACATGAGAAAACATCGCCCAATTCTACCTTCAATAAACCGAACTATGATTAATGAAGAAATGATTATCAGTGCTGATGAAGATCATGATCATGTTACCGAAAAGTCTTCTTCTGGAGGTGGTAGTGGAAATAATATGTTATCTTTGGATCTTAATTTTCCTCCGCCCGAATTGGTTGACGATCATGTAATCCAATCAAAGTCGTTTCAATTTACGCCGAATTCTTCATCTACTTCACAACAACAACGATTGATCTTCTCTTCTCCGGCTTTAGTGGATTGCCATTACTGa